The genomic region TGTTTCAGTTTACTCGGATTAACGGAAGATAACGCTGATATTGCTTTTAGCAGCGCTAAAATTGATGAAAATAATCTGAGTAAAAATAATTTAGGTATTTATAGCGATAATTTTTTCAATATTAACATAGAAGACAAAAAAAATAATCTTATAGAAATGGAAGAGGCAGCCTATTCTTTTGATAAACGAATATACAAAGTAGATAAACCGTCTTATAGCGAAGTGCTTATTTCTAAGCGCTTAGTCAACTCCTGCGGCATCGATATGTCTTCAAAAAAAACACATTACGAGATTTTTTTATCGGCTGCTTCAAAAAATAATGACGAAAATGCTTCGGGTTATGATTTTGACGCTTCTTCAGAGTTTAATTCCCTGAAGTTTAAGAAAGTTGCTATGAACGGAGCTAAAAAAGCAATCGACCAGCTTGGGGCAAGGATTGTAGAAAGCGGAAAATACCGTATTCTTTTTGACAATATAACATCGTCGGAGCTGCTTTCTATTTTAAAACAGTCTTTCTATGCAAGCAGCGTATATAAGAAAAAATCGCTGCTTGAAGGAAAAATAGATTCTAAAGTTTTTTCTGAAAAATTGACTATAATAGACGACGGTACGCTTTTCGGCGGTTACGGAACCGATATTTTTGACGGTGAAGGAACTGCAATGCAGAAAAAAATACTCTGCCATAACGGAGTTATAAAAACTTATCTGTACGACATAGAATATGCAAATAAGTTTAAAACTAAATCAACGGGAAATTCACGCCGTTCATCTCATAAAGAGCTTCCTGAATTAGGAACTACCAATTTTTTTATTGAAACTGGCAAAAAATCTTTTATAGATACCTTAAATTCTATAAAAGACGGATTGTATATAACCGAACTTATGGGTCTTCATATGGCTAAGCCGTACACAGGCGAGTTTTCTCTCGGCGCCTCAGGTTTTTTTGTAAAAAACGGTCAGTTTGACTTTCCGGTAAAAGGTATTGTTTTAAGCGGAAATATAATAAATTTGTTTAATAACATTATTGAAATAGCTGACGATATACGTTTTATGGGCAATATCGGGTCTCCTTCAATTTTAATTGACGATGTTCAGGTATCGGGGAAATAACGGGTAAATAAAATATGGCTATAAATTTGCTTAAACAAATCTTTGGAACAAGTAATCAAAGAGAAATAAATAGAATAAGACCTATAATTGAACAGATAAATTCTCTTGAAGAGAAATATGCGGCTCTTACGGACGATGATATTAAGGGCATGACCTTTAAATTCAGGGAACTTCTTAAGGATTTACCCGATGCGCAGCAGAATGAAAAATTAAATGAAATATTGCCTGATGTCTTTGCGATAGGCAGAGAAGCATGTAAAAGAGCGTTAAAAATGCGTCCTTTTGATGTTCAGCTCATAGGTGGCATCATTCTCCACCGCGGCAAGATAGCGGAAATGACGACCGGCGAAGGAAAGACCTTAGTTGCCGTTCTGCCGGTGTATCTCAACAGCCTTACTATGAGAGGCGTTCACGTTATTACGGTCAACGACTATCTTGCCAAAAGAGATTCCGAATGGATGGGAATGGCGTATAAATTATTAGGATTAAGTGTCGGTGTAGTAACCAATGAGGTCAGCGACGAAGACCGGAAAAAGGCTTATTGCTGCGATGTTACTTATGGAACTAACAACGAATTCGGTTTTGATTATCTGAGAGATAATATGAAATATTCGCTCGACGATTATGTTCAGCGGGAATTAAATTATGTTATAGTTGACGAAGTTGATTCGGTTCTTATCGATGAAGCGAGAACGCCGCTGATAATTTCTGGAGAAGCCGAAGAAGCAACGGAAATGTATTATAAGGTAGATAAAGCGGTTTCTTTTTTAAAAGAAAATGAAGATTATACGGTTGACGAAAAGCTTAAGACTGCTATTTTAACGGAAAACGGCATTG from Candidatus Acididesulfobacter guangdongensis harbors:
- a CDS encoding TldD/PmbA family protein — encoded protein: MNFDKAVSMTQDFANAKGLEYEIYLFDAKILKMEAEDSKISSYTDAVSNGFSLRFKKNNKISFSYCSGLDEDKAANSLNNCFSLLGLTEDNADIAFSSAKIDENNLSKNNLGIYSDNFFNINIEDKKNNLIEMEEAAYSFDKRIYKVDKPSYSEVLISKRLVNSCGIDMSSKKTHYEIFLSAASKNNDENASGYDFDASSEFNSLKFKKVAMNGAKKAIDQLGARIVESGKYRILFDNITSSELLSILKQSFYASSVYKKKSLLEGKIDSKVFSEKLTIIDDGTLFGGYGTDIFDGEGTAMQKKILCHNGVIKTYLYDIEYANKFKTKSTGNSRRSSHKELPELGTTNFFIETGKKSFIDTLNSIKDGLYITELMGLHMAKPYTGEFSLGASGFFVKNGQFDFPVKGIVLSGNIINLFNNIIEIADDIRFMGNIGSPSILIDDVQVSGK